A window of Symphalangus syndactylus isolate Jambi chromosome 24, NHGRI_mSymSyn1-v2.1_pri, whole genome shotgun sequence contains these coding sequences:
- the LOC134735829 gene encoding spidroin-1-like, whose protein sequence is MGTAQRAALRGCQCCWGAGIFPVGHADFRARSTTGGGSVGSSHEGGGGRGCRRRYRPSGGEGLQEEVRARGGEGLQEEVRARGGEGLQEEVRAPGGEGLQEEVRAQWRGGAAGGGAGPVEGRGCRRRSGPSGGEGLQEEVRAQWRGGAAGGGAGPAGWRGYRRSRTDKLTGASAEGQLCTHRSFQLESLSRQLVGWSEKIQVLTPGVCLRRSSSANSCSAFETSCVSVAWTSDVGGWGSPWHPPPTIRL, encoded by the coding sequence ATGGGGACGGCACAGAGGGCCGCCCTCAGAGGGTGCCAATGCTGCTGGGGAGCTGGGATTTTCCCCGTGGGCCATGCAGATTTCAGGGCAAGGAGCACCACAGGTGGGGGGTCTGTGGGCAGCAGCCATGAGGGAGGAGGCGGCAGGGGCTGCAGGAGGAGGTACAGGCCcagtggaggggaggggctgcaggAGGAGGTGCGGGCACgtggaggggaggggctgcaggAGGAGGTGCGGGCACgtggaggggaggggctgcaggAGGAGGTGCGGGCAcctggaggggaggggctgcaggAGGAGGTGCGGGCCcagtggaggggaggggctgcaggAGGAGGTGCGGGCCcagtggaggggaggggctgcaggaggaggagcgggcccagtggaggggaggggctgcaggAGGAGGTGCGGGCCcagtggaggggaggggctgcaggAGGAGGTGCGGGCCCCGCCGGGTGGAGGGGCTACAGGAGGTCCCGGACAGACAAGCTTACAGGAGCAAGTGCGGAAGGCCAGCTCTGTACACACAGAAGCTTCCAGTTAGAATCCTTAAGCCGACAGCTTGTGGGTTGGTCTGAGAAGATCCAAGTGCTTACACCTGGTGTGTGTCTTAGGCGCTCCTCCTCAGCGAACTCCTGTTCTGCCTTTGAGACCTCCTGCGTCTCAGTGGCGTGGACATCTGACGTTGGCGGTTGGGGCAG